The DNA sequence ATTACCTACCATCCCAAATTCTTCGGCATCCCAGCTGCAAAGAATGATGGTTCGTCTAGGACGCCAACCTGATCGCATGAGAAGTGAAAGACGTCGAGCAATGTCAAGTAGAGCAGCAGTGCCGCTGTTAGGGTCAACAGCGCCGTAAGTCCAAGCATCTCGATGGTTGCCTAGGAGCACGTATCGATCAGCTTCCTCCGATCCCTTTATCACAGCAAATACATTGTGGATGGTTTCCATCTTTTGCTTACCCTGCAGACAACAGTTCCATAATGCTCTTTCACTTTTCAGATCAAAAGAATTATTCCTCTGATAAAAGACATTTTGGTAAAACTTATCGAATTTTTGTAAGAAGACCAAGTTGCATGATACCAGGGGGACGTCTGGTAGCTATATTAGAGTAAGTTATAAGCTCTTATCTAGCTTTAATCATTCGTTTGGTacatgtttggtaggggtgataactTATTTAGGGATAGAAATCCAACGCCCCTACCAAACATAGCTTAGTGAATAGTCTGTCAATTTATGTTCCAGAGAAGCCCGCCTTAAAATCCATATTTCAATCTAGAAAATTAATCCACAATTTTGGTTGGTTACACTAGATATTTGGAAATTGAACCAAGATAATGGAATAAATTACTTAGTTGTCCTCCATTTTTTCTACTCTCaatttgtacatatatattattgatgGTATTTTAGATACACGAATTTATCatgatattgtattaattGCACCAAACATAACTTACATGACCGTCGTTATCTGAACTAGCAGTAACATGAATAGTCTACCAAACTAGGCACCAacagaaagaaaacaaaaatcaaatattccaaaattgataaaacaagCAAGAATCAATTTCCCAACATGTATAAAGTATGATTGCCGACTTCATTCATCATATAAAAGATAGTCAATGTTTTTCTCACACAAAGTCAACCTTATAATTATACTCGCAACTTAATCCAAACAAAagcaataaatgaaataaccTGGTATGTAAAATTGAGCATGGTCGGTCCGGGCCCCACACCCCAAAACCTTGTACTATTTCCAGTCCCAAAACTCTCCCTCCACTCAAGGGGCATCCTCGCCCCCTCCAGCGACCCCAAAAtcctctccgccgccgcctccgaCAGCGGCATCGACGGAATACCAGGAAACCTCCTTACCACCCTGGGATCACCCTCCTCAAGCCTCTCCCCGCCGGCCCTGAGCGGGTCCCCCAATCCCTCCATAACAGTGCCCCTCTCCACCCCTTCCTTAAACCCCCCCTCCGTGTACATCAGCACCGCCGCCACCCCTCGCGCCGCCGCATTCGCCGCCGCCTCGTGCCGCGAGAGCCCGCAGCCGCGCCGCAGCAGCCCCACGCATCCCCTGACATCGACGCCGCTTGCCGCGAGGGCGAGGTAGTCCCGCTCGCTCCCGCAGTTGAGGAAGACGGCGGGGGCGTGGGCGGAGCCGGAGGGGGAGTAGGCGTGGTAGGGCGGGACGACGTCGTTTGGGGCGGAGGGCTCGGAGATGGCGAAGTTGAAGATGGAGCCGTTGCTGAAATGCGCGGAGAGGGAGGAGTGGGAAGGGTAGGAGAGGAGGGCGGAGAAGTTGGCGGTGTGGGCGGGGAGGCCGAGGGACCGGAACTGATTGAGGACGTAGAGGGCGGtggagagggagagggggGTGCCGGCGAGGTGGGGGCGGAGGGTGAGTTGACGGAGGTAGGCCGCGACGGTGGAGTTGCTGCCGGAGGAGAGGAATAGGGTGGCGGCGGGGGAGGAGGGGGAGGGGAAggggtggcggtggcggtggtggagaGCGTAGAGggtgaggagagagagagtgaggaagaagaggagagtGTGTGTCTGATTTTTACCGGAAAACACCATTTTGGAAAGCTTCAGAAGGAGGAGAGGTTATTTTAGTACTCCACTGAAGCTTCTAAATTAACCCATGTCTATTGGGTAGTGATTTTGCTATATAATATATCgagattataaaattaatattttttcccataattagtaactaattgatctataatatattattttgagtagatatatatctaattaagaaaaattaatttttttttatataaatacacgTTCATTTGCAGCTAgagattaaaattttcttatataaacACACATTCATTTGCAGCTAGAGATGATATGCTTCAAGGTTTCTGGCTCTTCTTTGCATAGCACGGCCACACACttgccatcttcaattcttagAGTACTAAGTATGCGAATTCCAACTATGGTGTTAGTGTTCCCAGAAGGACTAGACAATCAGACATGTAGTGTTGCTCGTGGTGGGGCAGCGTTTTTTCCAAGCAATGCATCATTGTTTCGTCATCATGCTCGTGTTGTTAATACGTCGAGTAACCTGTAAAATTAAGTTAGATGAAGAGAAAACATTTGACTTAATGCCCGACCACACTATTTCATCCCTCTTGTTTTCTCCCAAAACAAAGCAATTCACAACTAGAAAAAGAATCCCAACTGATCCTTCTCTTAAGCAAAAAAATTTCGACTCCACTTAAAGATATAACTTCAGTTCTCATTCTAGGCTGAACTGATTGCGGGAAGGAGTTACTATGGCCAAACGCCACAGCAGGCACATTTGGATTGAAACAGATGCGGAAACGCTGAGCGCCCATCTAGGAAAAGGGCGTTTGGGGCCGGCGAGCTCGAGACATTTATTGGCAGAGATCAGATTGGCGCTCCGGGATACTTCTTGGAGAGTCTCTTTCATCCCAAGGGAAGGAAATAAAGCAGCATATCATTTGGCCTCGTTGGGGAAAGATGGGGACAGGATCTCTACGTTCACGGCAGAATCGGCGCCTGCAAGAGTGCGGGCTCTCGCACGCCTAGATCAGATGGGTTTGCCTAACTTTAGATTTAGctagttttttatggttttttgtttgtttgagtTTGGAAAAGGGAGGTCTTTTTTGTAACCCCTTTTCATGATGTTGTGGTGATTCACTTTTGGGATTGCTAGATTgtaatttctttgttttcatgATATATAGGGGATGAGGGTCCTACTTAACCCTCCACCGAGAAAgtgtttgatgaaaaaaaaaaaaaaaaaaaaaaaaaaaaaaacttcagtTCTCATTCTCCCAAACTCTCATCTCCTCAATGGGTTTATTCTTCAGGGTTAACAACATGAAGAGCCTTGGAAAGATAGTTTGGAGGCCCACTTCCCCAATCCACTTGTCATACTAGAATCGTGTTTGTGTCATCTTCCCGGCTTTCATCTGAATTCCTGTTCTAGCTACCTCTTGGATTTCCTTACTAAACCTCTTGAAATTTGCAATTTGTCCTCAAATGCTTGTGTAGGCCTTCTCATTCATTATTTGCAGATCTCCAATATACGTGGTCCTATGGATTGAACCAGTTATTTCTTTCTAAAACGGTTTCTAATTGTTTgtcctcctccaccaccattTAAAGAGAAAAGTGGCATTCTTTAAGTAGATGTCCCTGACTATGAGCGCTCCTTGCTCCTTTGGTTTATAGATGACATCTCAAGAGATCAAATTGCCTCATTTCCCCCATAGTTCTACCTCAAAAGAATCTTATTTGCAGTTGAATGATGTGTTCCTGCTATCTTCTGGGGCATGCAAAAAAGACTGAGATAGTAAATGGTTAAGTTATTAAGTATCTCCTTGATAAGGATCAACCTACTTGCCTTCGACAGGGCTCTCGCTTTTTAAAGTTCTAGTCTCTTCTCCACTTTATCAATAATTGGTTTCCATGTTATCAACTTCTGTGGATCTGTTCTAAGGGGAACAAAAAGATATGTGATTGGCAATGCGAAACATTGAAGGATCTTCTAATTGTTTCCAAAAATCTTAGAATCCGCAGCGGCGAATATGATAGTATCATCAACAAATTAGAGGTGGGTAATTGGGACACGATCCACCACAATTGTTATTCCATTGATGATTCCGAGCTCCTTGACTACGGAGACGAATCTACTGAAAGTCTCGTGATCAATAAGAACAAGAAAGGCGAAAGTGAGTCTCCTTGTCACAATCCCCTCTGAAGTTGGAAAGGCGAAGTAGATGACCTGTTGACAAGGATTGACATGGAGGATGCCCGAACACACTCCATGATCCAATCAATCCATTTCTTCCCAAAGCCCATGCTTGTTGGCAAAATATGTGCAAATCAAGAATAAATCAAGGAAGATCATGGTCAACCAAATCAAGGATTACATTCCTTATTTGTAAGGCCTAATTTGtgtgtaaatatttttcctAGAATAGACGTTTTGTATCATCTATATAAGAGGAATTACATTGTACATTATTCATAAAtcaataaagagaaaaatattctCTCCAGTACAGTTTAACATAGTATCACGAGCCATACGATCCTAACCCTAAACACAagccgttttttttttcaaagcaCAAGAACTCAGAATCTTGTTCATCACAGTTCCTCAACAAAACAGCCCCAGAAATCAAACAAATCTGCCCACCCGTCCCAAACCCAGACGATTCAATCGAATCTTCAAACTCagaacacattcatcatcGTTGGGATACCTTCCTCAAACTCTCGACTCAAATTAGGCAACAACACACGACTCATATCAGCCCCAAACCTGCACCAGTTAGCAAAACCAAGTGAAAGCAACCGATGGCCACAAAAATAACCGAATCAGTTTCGATAGGAGTCAAACTAGATGGGAATAACTTCCTTGTCTAGTCTCGTCTAATGCGAATAGCAGTTGGAGGTCGTGAATTGCTCGACCACCTTAAGGCGATACAGATCCACCCAAGAAATACGACCCGAAATTCAAAGCATTGCAGGCGGCGGATTACGTCGTGTTTTCTTGGTTGATCCAAAACATGGAACAACGATTGGTGTTACAGTTTGCTCAACATCAAACTGCGGCAGCAATGTGGCGGAGCCTCGCCACCACGTTTGGAGCACGCAAGGATCCAGTCCAGATTTTACGATCTGGAGGATCGAACCAACAAGTTGGTTCAAGGAACCAATACACTCGAAGCCTACTGGGCATAACTTCAGAACTTATGGGTCCAGGATGGATATCCGGCCTGCCCATACACATGTTGCGACGAAGGCGTCAAGATCTATCAGACGGAGACAAAAATCAAGAGACTCCATCAATTCCTCTCCAGCGTGAACATCAAATACGATGGACTCCGGAGGGAGTTGTTAAAAGAAGACCCTGCACCCGACGCTGAGACCACGCTCGGGATTTTGAAGCAAGAGGAAGGGCACAGCGAGATCTGGAGGTAGCCCCAACCTCCAGATTCTGGCATCGGCGCCGGGCTCGGAATCCGTCCAGGTTACCCTCCTCCTCCCCATCAACAGAACCGATAGCAAACGCGTGGCCCGCAACCACAACAGCCACGCCGAGGCCAACCTCCTACCGAATCTACTTCAAATCGGAATAGAGAAAAGGAAGACAAATCCAAACTTTATTGCACTCATTGTCAGATGCCTCGACATACTAAGGAAACATGCTTCCAGTTAATAGGATACCCGGAATGGTGGGAGGACGGGCATATGCAACCGAATCGGAACCAGGCGGCGAGGGGGAGATCCGCCGTCAGTTTTCCAACTGACGAACAAAATATCCAGACCAAAGGAGATTCGAATGGGGCTTCTTTCGGAACGCCAGGAGGTGGTCCGACAGAGACGCCAGCCGGCGGGTGGTGGGCGACGAATTCGGCGGTCAATGGCAAGGAGGCGCAGTCGGCGGGAGCGAGAGCTAATCTGGCGGCGCAAACATCGTTTAGAGGTAATGGGTTTAGGATTAAAAGACCTAAACCCACAAACTACcacttatttaaaaaatgacccCCTTCCAGCCTCTTATCTTACTAATCTAAAGTGACAGTTTGGTGAAAAGAcaattttatcctttttagAGGGAAAATGTGAAGCTATTTTTGTTCACCCTTTTGGTCATTTTGTGAAATGGCAGCCATTGGATAAAACAAATTGCAGCCCCTATTGGCTTCTCAAATGGTCCAACCAAATGCAAACTTCTTGACTAGAATCTGCATTTTGTGGACTGATTTTGTGATTGCTGTGTAGCAGGTTTGGTTCGGATTCTCTGCTTGGAATCCGGCGACCGTTGGCGGATGAGACGACGAGAGAGATGCCAGAGATGCAGAGGAAGCGGCAACGCTATGGGTTACTGCGGAGGCAGCGATGCAGGAGGGCCGACGGCGGCGGAAGCGGAATAAATAGAATCTTGATGAATAAAGTTGATCTAAACCAAATcttgagaagaagaaattcaaTCTACAATATAGATAGAACCAAAGCCGACGAGACATAGCGGTGGAACACTGAGGAAGGACGGTGGCTCGGCGTGTGAGGGCGGTTGGGCAGCGGCGAGGCGCGACGGGTGACGAGGCAGGGAACGGCGGCCGGGGAGCTATGCAGCGCAGCGGATGTGAAGGAAGCAAGTGGGTGGCGAAGCACGGTGGTGGACCGCGAGGCAAGGCGTGCCGATTGAAGTGTGTCGTCTAGGCAAGCGGAAGGAGGCAGGCGGTGGGGGCGGCGGCGCATGGCAGGGCGGGGAGTAGAATAGCGTTgagggggagagagagataaatgaTTTAGGGTTTCATGGAATATTAGTTATTGTATACTAATTGGGCTCTAATTTTGGGCCTTTAATGTAGCATATAATTTGGGTTCTAATAGTGTAGtgtaatacataaataatgttcttttcaacaaaaatagaaggtgttaaactctattattattattacaataaatatttttctctcatttttgttctctattagattttatttatttcactcatatcagatttaaaattgtataaaattgtTTGCCAATTTAGAGATGCTTCACAAGCTAAACAATATTACTAAGTTTTTAGATTAAATTACagaaaaagattaaattatacagaataaatttaaaattaaacttaactTATAAACTTTGTATAACttcttaatataaaaaagtgtaaattgttactttattcaaaacaacaaagatgcataaaatattatctatattttaagtgatatttactttttatacgTATATGTGGCAGGGAGTAagaaatttattctttctaatATCAAAAACTCATTTAGTCTTTGACTGTATATCAAGTTATGCtatagtttgaaattaaatagaagaaataaataatcaactGATTAGATAATACAAAGTTTCTAACTTGACTTTCTCAAagaagtttaaatttttattatttaaattattcatatatttaatgtggatatgtttaataatttttttaattaagctattaaatttatatattgatttaccTTTTATTTGGATTAATGACTACCATAGCACTGTCAATAAACATTTTTACtcacacatattttctttatttataatgtatgtcttattctaattaacTCATATTCTTTTATCATAGTTACATATCTTCTTtttgtcattaatttttattgtttttactcccttagattataaattaaaattatatagatatttcattcatttggGAGTAGTAAATTCTCCAATTAGAGTAAGACAAGATaagtatatttatgttttttaaaattttcacattgctttgaattcataatttctttatatttattatgttttgtatctattatttgaaatttttatgtcCTGTGCATAGCACATGTGTTAATACTAGTTTAGATAAAGGCACTCTTTGCATGAATAAATTACATATTGCACCCCAAACTTGTGATACATTTCAAGTAGACCCCAAAATTATGTGTAGTAATCATTTTTCAGTCCTCGAGAATGTTTCAGAAAATTCAATTGCTTGTCATGTTAAAAACACTGTTATAGATGATAGGGGATGGATATTTGATTGTGGGGCGACAGACACTATAACGTATGATAGGTCTGACTTTGATGAATTGTTTCAAGCTAAACGTACTTATGTGGAAACTGCTGGTGGTGATTTGGCTCATGTGGACGGGGCAGACACTGTGACAATTTCTCCCACCTTGACAattaggggtgtcgaaacgggtagcgggtatcgggtaatttctaacccgacccgataccgctggatatcgggtatccgTTATCCGACCGAAACAGGTAACGGGACGGGATCGGGTATTCATATTTAGGGTTTTGCGGGTATCGGGTGTACCCGATACCCGAGCTGGTAACCCATTAGTCCCGAAAATTACccgattatttatttttatactccataagaTATATTagcattttataatttatttattttcctctATTAATTAAcgttaagttttttttaactttttttaatcttattctCTCACGTCTTTCTTGATTCTCATTCCACCGCCACCACCTGCCAGCCTATTTCTTTTTCCTGTTACTTGTTGCTCTATTACACATATTACATATATCTTAAATTGattcttaatattattttaatttctttattgatttcaaaattgttggGAAGAAATTCAGCTTTGTGAAATACTCCGTATGTATTCTTGATTCATTGTGAATTTGTGGTTCTTGATtcttaattttacatttctcTAGCCACCGGCCTccttataacaaaaataagatttaaaaaaaaccatgGTCGGGTCGGGTACCCGCGACGTCGGGTGCgggatacccgagtcgggtatcgGGTGCGGGACGGGTATCGGGACTGCCATTATGGCTGAAATCGGGTGTGGGTACCCGCGGATATctgtttcgacacccctattGACAATATCAAATTGTCTCTATGTTCCATCTTTGTCACAAAAATTGATATCCATTAGTCATGTGACTAGGGAACTCAACTGCACTCTATTGATGCACCCGAGATTTTGTTTACTGCAGGATATCCGGGCAGGTACGATcattgggcgtggcactgagcgACGAGGGTTGTACTATGTGGACGAGATCGCTCAAACTGGCAGGGCAATGCTGGCTCACGGATCTTCGGAACGAGACTTATGGTTATGGCATATGCGGTTAGGGCACCCGTCTTCTggttatttgaatattttatttccgCATCTTTTTAAGAATTTAGTTTTTGAGTGTGAGACTTGTATTTTGGCCAAGAACCACCGACAAACCTTTAAACCCAGTAATACTAGAGTGGATTATGTTTTTTCTCTGGTTCATTCTGATGTGTGGGGTCCGGCTCCAGTACTTGGGGGAGGGGGTTTCggtattttgtcatttttattgatgattgcaCTCGCATGACTTgggtatattttttgaaaaataaatctgaTGTCTTTGAAAAGTTTACagttttttataaattgatccTTATCcaattcaacacaaaaatcaaaactcttAGGTCCGATAATGGGGGAGAATTTGTTAACACTAAAATGAGAGACTTTTGTGCCCAAACTGGTTTAGTACACCAAACTTCTTGTGCCTACACACCTGAGAAAAATGGGGTAGCAGAACGTAAGAACCGTATTCTTCTTGAAATGACTAGGGCCCTTCTTTTTGACTCAAAAGTCCCAAAATCGTTCTTGCCAGAAGCCGCATATTTGGCCAGAAGTCCCAAAATCTTTTAGTCGCAAATATTCCTCCTACATTATCTCTAGATCCCTGCATATTTGGTTGTTCTGTCTATGTCCATATCCCAAAACATGAGCGTACAAAACTTTCTCCCTGTGCCGTCAAATGTGTCTTTGTTGGGTATGGGTTTAATCAAAAGGGCTATAGATGCTACGATCCCAAAACCAGACAGATCACCACAACCATGAATTGCACCTTCCTAGAGACAAAATTATTCTACAATACCCAACTTACCAGTCAGGGGGAGAGTAACATAAATGACTTCAATGCTAGTGACATGTTAAGTTGGGCACCAACGACCATTAATCATAATCCTACTGGAGATCAACCCGAGTCAGATACATCTGTCGCCGAGCCTGTCTTACCCATGGTACAGCCCGAGGAGCCCATTGCTCACCCGTCGTCGTCCCCTGCTTCGGTATCCGAGGTGCATAATATTGTCGAGAATACTCTTACTACTGACAATATACATGATGAGATTATAGATGGGGATATTGGCCAGTACATCCTACCCCCGAGGAGCATGAGAGGAATCCAGCTGAAACGGTATTCTCCAGGGAAGATAGATAAACGGTCACGATACCCTATTGGGAATGTGGCCAAGgcaaacatgaaaaaaaatggcaaGGGCATTTGAAGctgatttatttgaaaaagagGAAATCCCACAATCATGGATGGAGGCTATCAAAGTCAAACAGTGGAGAGAAGCAATATTGTTGGAGTTAAAAGCATTGGCGATGAATCATACTTGGGTGAAGTGCCTTCTTCCTGAAGGGAAGAAACCTATAGGTTGCAAGTGGGTATTTACAATAAAAAGAAGACCAGATGGATCGATTGAAAGATACAAAGCCCGCCTAGTAGCAAAAGGATACACTCAAACGTACGGTGTAGACTACTCAGAGACGTTCTCCCTTGTGGCTAACATTAACACTGTACGAGTATTGCTATCTATTGCAGCAAATAAAGACTGGCCATTGCATCAGTTTGATGTAGCAAATGCCTTCCTTCACGGTGAACTGAAGAAAGAAGTTTATATGGTGGCTCCTCGTGGTTTTGAAGATGAGTTTGCAGCTGGAGAAGTCTGCTTATTAAAAAGGACTTTGTATGGGTTGAAGCAGTCCCCTAGAGCTTGGTTTGGGAGGTTTACCGAggtgataaaaaaatatgattatcaACAGAGTAATGCTGATCATACGTTGttcttgaagaagaaagaggaCAAGATTACATGTTTAATAATC is a window from the Salvia hispanica cultivar TCC Black 2014 chromosome 1, UniMelb_Shisp_WGS_1.0, whole genome shotgun sequence genome containing:
- the LOC125201761 gene encoding probable glutamate carboxypeptidase AMP1 isoform X3, whose amino-acid sequence is MVFSGKNQTHTLLFFLTLSLLTLYALHHRHRHPFPSPSSPAATLFLSSGSNSTVAAYLRQLTLRPHLAGTPLSLSTALYVLNQFRSLGLPAHTANFSALLSYPSHSSLSAHFSNGSIFNFAISEPSAPNDVVPPYHAYSPSGSAHAPAVFLNCGSERDYLALAASGVDVRGCVGLLRRGCGLSRHEAAANAAARGVAAVLMYTEGGFKEGVERGTVMEGLGDPLRAGGERLEEGDPRVVRRFPGIPSMPLSEAAAERILGSLEGARMPLEWRESFGTGNSTRFWGVGPGPTMLNFTYQGKQKMETIHNVFAVIKGSEEADRYVLLGNHRDAWTYGAVDPNSGTAALLDIARRLSLLMRSGWRPRRTIILCSWDAEEFGMIGSTEWVEQNLLNLGSKAVAYFNVDCAVQGPGLFVSATPQLDDLFVEVKDPDSDNEYVYERWVAANRGVNQIQRLSRVDSDFASFLQHAGVASIDLYFGIDFPAYHTAFDSYDWMMNFGDPLFHRHVAVAGIWGLVALRLADDPILPFNYISYATELQDFRLWRFANLTALQKYKNALSTLLGESISLDPITAAIQEFTTAAYGTDEEIKKLRVDGSKDVSTLLRRRALNDRLMLAERGFLDPEGLPGRQWLKHLIYGPCGDTESKIEFFPGIADCISEYRERRGEEARIRHEIWRVSRAIQRAASALRGELT
- the LOC125201761 gene encoding probable glutamate carboxypeptidase AMP1 isoform X2; amino-acid sequence: MVFSGKNQTHTLLFFLTLSLLTLYALHHRHRHPFPSPSSPAATLFLSSGSNSTVAAYLRQLTLRPHLAGTPLSLSTALYVLNQFRSLGLPAHTANFSALLSYPSHSSLSAHFSNGSIFNFAISEPSAPNDVVPPYHAYSPSGSAHAPAVFLNCGSERDYLALAASGVDVRGCVGLLRRGCGLSRHEAAANAAARGVAAVLMYTEGGFKEGVERGTVMEGLGDPLRAGGERLEEGDPRVVRRFPGIPSMPLSEAAAERILGSLEGARMPLEWRESFGTGNSTRFWGVGPGPTMLNFTYQGKQKMETIHNVFAVIKGSEEADRYVLLGNHRDAWTYGAVDPNSGTAALLDIARRLSLLMRSGWRPRRTIILCSWDAEEFGMIGSTEWVEQNLLNLGSKAVAYFNVDCAVQGPGLFVSATPQLDDLFVEVTKQVKDPDSDNEYVYERWVAANRGVNIQRLSRVDSDFASFLQHAGVASIDLYFGIDFPAYHTAFDSYDWMMNFGDPLFHRHVAVAGIWGLVALRLADDPILPFNYISYATELQDFRLWRFANLTALQKYKNALSTLLGESISLDPITAAIQEFTTAAYGTDEEIKKLRVDGSKDVSTLLRRRALNDRLMLAERGFLDPEGLPGRQWLKHLIYGPCGDTESKIEFFPGIADCISEYRERRGEEARIRHEIWRVSRAIQRAASALRGELT
- the LOC125201761 gene encoding probable glutamate carboxypeptidase AMP1 isoform X6: MVFSGKNQTHTLLFFLTLSLLTLYALHHRHRHPFPSPSSPAATLFLSSGSNSTVAAYLRQLTLRPHLAGTPLSLSTALYVLNQFRSLGLPAHTANFSALLSYPSHSSLSAHFSNGSIFNFAISEPSAPNDVVPPYHAYSPSGSAHAPAVFLNCGSERDYLALAASGVDVRGCVGLLRRGCGLSRHEAAANAAARGVAAVLMYTEGGFKEGVERGTVMEGLGDPLRAGGERLEEGDPRVVRRFPGIPSMPLSEAAAERILGSLEGARMPLEWRESFGTGNSTRFWGVGPGPTMLNFTYQGKQKMETIHNVFAVIKGSEEADRYVLLGNHRDAWTYGAVDPNSGTAALLDIARRLSLLMRSGWRPRRTIILCSWDAEEFGMIGSTEWVEQNLLNLGSKAVAYFNVDCAVQGPGLFVSATPQLDDLFVEVTKQVKDPDSDNEYVYERWVAANRGVNIQRLSRVDSDFASFLQHAGVASIDLYFGIDFPAYHTAFDSYDWMMNFGDPLFHRHVAVAGIWGLVALRLADDPILPFNYISYATELQKYKNALSTLLGESISLDPITAAIQEFTTAAYGTDEEIKKLRVDGSKDVSTLLRRRALNDRLMLAERGFLDPEGLPGRQWLKHLIYGPCGDTESKIEFFPGIADCISEYRERRGEEARIRHEIWRVSRAIQRAASALRGELT
- the LOC125201761 gene encoding probable glutamate carboxypeptidase AMP1 isoform X1, whose amino-acid sequence is MVFSGKNQTHTLLFFLTLSLLTLYALHHRHRHPFPSPSSPAATLFLSSGSNSTVAAYLRQLTLRPHLAGTPLSLSTALYVLNQFRSLGLPAHTANFSALLSYPSHSSLSAHFSNGSIFNFAISEPSAPNDVVPPYHAYSPSGSAHAPAVFLNCGSERDYLALAASGVDVRGCVGLLRRGCGLSRHEAAANAAARGVAAVLMYTEGGFKEGVERGTVMEGLGDPLRAGGERLEEGDPRVVRRFPGIPSMPLSEAAAERILGSLEGARMPLEWRESFGTGNSTRFWGVGPGPTMLNFTYQGKQKMETIHNVFAVIKGSEEADRYVLLGNHRDAWTYGAVDPNSGTAALLDIARRLSLLMRSGWRPRRTIILCSWDAEEFGMIGSTEWVEQNLLNLGSKAVAYFNVDCAVQGPGLFVSATPQLDDLFVEVTKQVKDPDSDNEYVYERWVAANRGVNQIQRLSRVDSDFASFLQHAGVASIDLYFGIDFPAYHTAFDSYDWMMNFGDPLFHRHVAVAGIWGLVALRLADDPILPFNYISYATELQDFRLWRFANLTALQKYKNALSTLLGESISLDPITAAIQEFTTAAYGTDEEIKKLRVDGSKDVSTLLRRRALNDRLMLAERGFLDPEGLPGRQWLKHLIYGPCGDTESKIEFFPGIADCISEYRERRGEEARIRHEIWRVSRAIQRAASALRGELT
- the LOC125201761 gene encoding probable glutamate carboxypeptidase AMP1 isoform X4, translated to MVFSGKNQTHTLLFFLTLSLLTLYALHHRHRHPFPSPSSPAATLFLSSGSNSTVAAYLRQLTLRPHLAGTPLSLSTALYVLNQFRSLGLPAHTANFSALLSYPSHSSLSAHFSNGSIFNFAISEPSAPNDVVPPYHAYSPSGSAHAPAVFLNCGSERDYLALAASGVDVRGCVGLLRRGCGLSRHEAAANAAARGVAAVLMYTEGGFKEGVERGTVMEGLGDPLRAGGERLEEGDPRVVRRFPGIPSMPLSEAAAERILGSLEGARMPLEWRESFGTGNSTRFWGVGPGPTMLNFTYQGKQKMETIHNVFAVIKGSEEADRYVLLGNHRDAWTYGAVDPNSGTAALLDIARRLSLLMRSGWRPRRTIILCSWDAEEFGMIGSTEWVEQNLLNLGSKAVAYFNVDCAVQGPGLFVSATPQLDDLFVEVKDPDSDNEYVYERWVAANRGVNIQRLSRVDSDFASFLQHAGVASIDLYFGIDFPAYHTAFDSYDWMMNFGDPLFHRHVAVAGIWGLVALRLADDPILPFNYISYATELQDFRLWRFANLTALQKYKNALSTLLGESISLDPITAAIQEFTTAAYGTDEEIKKLRVDGSKDVSTLLRRRALNDRLMLAERGFLDPEGLPGRQWLKHLIYGPCGDTESKIEFFPGIADCISEYRERRGEEARIRHEIWRVSRAIQRAASALRGELT
- the LOC125201761 gene encoding probable glutamate carboxypeptidase AMP1 isoform X5, with the translated sequence MVFSGKNQTHTLLFFLTLSLLTLYALHHRHRHPFPSPSSPAATLFLSSGSNSTVAAYLRQLTLRPHLAGTPLSLSTALYVLNQFRSLGLPAHTANFSALLSYPSHSSLSAHFSNGSIFNFAISEPSAPNDVVPPYHAYSPSGSAHAPAVFLNCGSERDYLALAASGVDVRGCVGLLRRGCGLSRHEAAANAAARGVAAVLMYTEGGFKEGVERGTVMEGLGDPLRAGGERLEEGDPRVVRRFPGIPSMPLSEAAAERILGSLEGARMPLEWRESFGTGNSTRFWGVGPGPTMLNFTYQGKQKMETIHNVFAVIKGSEEADRYVLLGNHRDAWTYGAVDPNSGTAALLDIARRLSLLMRSGWRPRRTIILCSWDAEEFGMIGSTEWVEQNLLNLGSKAVAYFNVDCAVQGPGLFVSATPQLDDLFVEVTKQVKDPDSDNEYVYERWVAANRGVNQIQRLSRVDSDFASFLQHAGVASIDLYFGIDFPAYHTAFDSYDWMMNFGDPLFHRHVAVAGIWGLVALRLADDPILPFNYISYATELQKYKNALSTLLGESISLDPITAAIQEFTTAAYGTDEEIKKLRVDGSKDVSTLLRRRALNDRLMLAERGFLDPEGLPGRQWLKHLIYGPCGDTESKIEFFPGIADCISEYRERRGEEARIRHEIWRVSRAIQRAASALRGELT